The sequence AGGAGACTGAGCTTTGGAGGGCAGGACTAAGCCAGAAGTGGTCTCTACAGCGCCCTCAGGCAGGGATTTCCAGctgcggtgggggaggggcaccagcTACACAGCTGCTTGCACTTAAGGTGGACTGAGGGATTTCCCCCACCCAGCCTCCGCTATAAGGGGAGGAAGTAGATAGTTCCCAGTTTCACACCTACCCTTTCCACCCTTCTACCAGGGTACACAAGAAGagatggtatttttcttttttaagtcagtGAGAGTGCCAgcacctgttaaaaaaaaaatgttgagtgcCACCTGCGACCAAGGCACGAGGTAAAGGGCTTTAAGCAAGATTattctccccatttcacagatggatgAAATTGAGGTTTCCTTAAAAGGTTCGGGCCCGGGGTCCTGGCTCAGAGGTGCTGGCAGTAGGAGGGGGACATTCCTGTGAAACCGTTCGATCACTTCCTCCAAGGGGCCTCCTTAACAGCTGTCCAGCCGGCGTCGCCAGCTGCCCAGCCAGTTCCCGTCCCTTTAGGAGCCGGAGCCCGCGCTCCCCCCGCCTGACGCTCCTGGAGTCTGTCCTGCTGGGCTCCAGGCCCACGACAGGCGGAATGGAGTTCTCGGAGCTGAGCCCTAGGGGCCAGGCCCAAGCCAAGCTCCTGCGGGGTCCGGGGCGCCCCCACTGCGTGGCGCGCTATGCGTCACCGGCCACCACCTGCTGCTGTCGCCAGGGCCCCAGGTCACTTCAGACCTGTGGCTGCTGCTGTTGCGTAGTGTAGACTCCATCGAGAAGCGGTGAGACGTGGCGGGGGCGTCCCCGTAGTTGCAGAGCTTTCTGCTCCacgggggagggggaagggcaagCACAGTTGGAGCTGGTGCCCCCTTGCATTACGTCCAATCCTAATAAACTCGTTTCTCCTCCCCTGGTAGGGGGGCAGGGGACACTAAGTTCAAGCCCGTCTATCCCCAGGGTCTCGGGTGGCTTCAGCACCATCACGTGGAGCTGTAAGGACCTGCGAGTGTTGCAGCTGGACATGGCGTGGAAGCGACGCTGGACATCGCCCGCTCCATGGAGGTACGCAAGCCGCGCTCCCCAGGCCCTTAAGCTACCCCTATTTCGTTAGGAGGGGAGTAAACAAGGCCTACTGCGCAAGACGACCCGGCATCCAGTGTTACCGTGGAACACAGCTAATGGCAGGGGATGCGGGGTGCTCTGCAGGATGTGCAGAGCAGGGGCTGCGGAGcggaggggctgggagggcgcGGGCGAGACGATTCCGACTTTGCCCGGATCCCCCGACTTCCTTCCCCAGGCGCTGTCGTCTTTGGAATCGGTCATcacttcctttccattcttctaCCGTCCCAAGGGCTTGAGATTGGGTGACGCCTGGCACTTCCACCCACCCGAACGCTACGAGCGAGTAGCCCGCGAGGTGGGTGCGGTCGCGCGGGCCTGTGGTCGTGCGAGAGTCGCCGCACCTGCAAGGGGCGTGAGGCCCCGGCGCTCCCTGACCGCCCTAACCTGGCCTTCGCCTTTCCCTGCGCGGCAGACCAACGCGTGGCGGCTGAGTGAGGTGAACGAGAACTTCAGCTTGTGCCCCAGTTACCCCCGCGCCGTGATCGTGGCTCGCGCTGTAAAGGACCGGGCCCTGGCGCTCAGCTCCCGCTTCCGCCGGGGAGGCCGCTGCCCGGTGCTCAGCCACCACCGTGCCCCAGCGAACCGTGGGCCCACCCACCCAGACTCCGCTACTAAGACCAACTGCGGCCCTTCTCGGCCCTTTCCTGCACGGCCGGGCCAATTCGTCGCGCGCCTGCAGCCCGGGCTCCTGCCGTTTCTAGCCGACCCCCAGCCGCCCTCCAACgggccccgcccctgcgccctcccctccccccgcccccgcccctctgcGGGGCTTCCGAGTCTCGCCCGTCTCGGGCCGCGCCCCCGGCCCGTGGGGTCCCTGGAGCGCAGTCGTGTTCCTCAACCCTGGACCCACCCACGTTCTACTCTTCGGGTCGCTTTCCCCCCGGCTACACCCCACTCCAGCTGGGCCCCACGCCTTGCGAGTTCCGCCGCTAGGGTCCTTTAGCTCCAGCCCGCCCCCCACCAGCTCTAGACCAGCCCGAGGGTCtaggccacccccccacccccaaggggCTCCCAGAGCCAAATCCCCGAGCCAGGGCCGGGTGGCTAAGGCTTCCGGAGTGGCGTCCCGGTTCGCAGGTTCTGCTACGTTCCAGCCAGCCCCTGACTGGTCCCCAGAAAAGGTGCTGCGCTGAGGACGAGGAGCTGCTGCGAGCTGCAGGCGCTGGCCCTGGGGCCCGGGGCTTCATCTTGGACACCCGCTCGGCCTGAGCCGCCAAACAGGCCCTTGTGACCGGCGGCGGCACCGAGGCCAGAGGCGCCTGCCCTGGCTGGGAACCGCT comes from Canis lupus familiaris isolate Mischka breed German Shepherd chromosome 2, alternate assembly UU_Cfam_GSD_1.0, whole genome shotgun sequence and encodes:
- the LOC611835 gene encoding myotubularin-related protein 9-like isoform X2 gives rise to the protein MEALSSLESVITSFPFFYRPKGLRLGDAWHFHPPERYERVARETNAWRLSEVNENFSLCPSYPRAVIVARAVKDRALALSSRFRRGGRCPVLSHHRAPANRGPTHPDSATKTNCGPSRPFPARPGQFVARLQPGLLPFLADPQPPSNGPRPCALPSPRPRPSAGLPSLARLGPRPRPVGSLERSRVPQPWTHPRSTLRVAFPPATPHSSWAPRLASSAARVL
- the LOC611835 gene encoding myotubularin-related protein 9-like isoform X1; protein product: MEALSSLESVITSFPFFYRPKGLRLGDAWHFHPPERYERVAREVGAVARACGRARVAAPARGVRPRRSLTALTWPSPFPARQTNAWRLSEVNENFSLCPSYPRAVIVARAVKDRALALSSRFRRGGRCPVLSHHRAPANRGPTHPDSATKTNCGPSRPFPARPGQFVARLQPGLLPFLADPQPPSNGPRPCALPSPRPRPSAGLPSLARLGPRPRPVGSLERSRVPQPWTHPRSTLRVAFPPATPHSSWAPRLASSAARVL